A window of the Brachyhypopomus gauderio isolate BG-103 chromosome 14, BGAUD_0.2, whole genome shotgun sequence genome harbors these coding sequences:
- the LOC143474491 gene encoding uncharacterized protein LOC143474491 — protein sequence MNIFQLLCLDFLVITQCGSAVGVILQLESKVRVRAGFPTTLQCHVQIDGLFTIFWIKVPLNRPPVCIASAKPITDGVEMYGQFQNHSRIKVTWNKSDFNLSFSSVEQIDSATYICGQYNFGHLLFANGSTLILENHGDALEPTTIKDSKQIDEKVQLFSNEFLVPALAATNVASVFLIILLCHCLKKTKSGASGIASSAGDNDTDEVNYAAVTFKHKHSRTVPKKTCVTYGVVGSQEVL from the exons ATGAATATATTTCAATTATTGTGTCTAGATTTTCTTGTCATTACACAGT GTGGATCTGCTGTTGGTGTTATACTGCAGCTGGAATCAAAAGTGAGGGTAAGGGCTGGATTCCCAACCACCCTTCAGTGCCATGTTCAGATAGATGGACTCTTTACAATATTCTGGATTAAAGTTCCTCTTAACAGACCCCCAGTGTGTATAGCGTCTGCAAAACCAATAACAGATGGTGTGGAAATGTATGGACAGTTTCAAAACCACTCCAGAATTAAAGTCACATGGAATAAAAGTGATTTTAATTTGTCATTCTCATCAGTGGAACAAATAGACAGTGCGACATATATTTGTGGGCAATATAATTTTGGACATCTTCTGTTTGCAAATGGAAGTACCCTTATCCTTGAAAATCATGGTGATG CACTTGAGCCAACAACAATCaaagacagtaaacaaataGATG AAAAAGTCCAACTATTTTCAAATGAATTCCTAGTACCAGCATTAGCGGCAACTAATGTGGCATCAGTATTTCTCATAATTTTACTCTGTCACTGCTTAAAGAAGACCAAATCTG gTGCATCAGGTATAGCCAGTAGCGCAGGTGACAAT GACACAGATGAAGTAAACTATGCTGCTGTCACATTTAAGCACAAACACAGCAGAACCGTACCAAAGAAGACCTGTGTCACATATGGAGTTGTAGGATCACAGGAGGTATTATAA